Proteins encoded within one genomic window of Triticum aestivum cultivar Chinese Spring chromosome 2D, IWGSC CS RefSeq v2.1, whole genome shotgun sequence:
- the LOC123051578 gene encoding putative FBD-associated F-box protein At5g56820 isoform X2 gives MSAMFRAPWTRRLLSMESDSARRHKGEEDRLSALSDDILISILGRVDLAMAARTSVLSTRWRNLPWLLPDLKLNVTDFLSAPCTGAAHTDQAMASLTRATSSFLAQPRREHTISTLCLKLYLMGNYSRDIGLLVSNAIDSEVLKDLELAILTEKAVKDSENEVMVRQARDVDGFFSEYPSVLRCLTRLHLHNVRFAERDMNHLLFDCCKQLLHLRLDHCDTGDLSVWKINAPHSNLRVLEVYLSSLKRAEVLCLPKLERVRWQAWLFHEAPLCFGSVPSLKELSLVCDATLCHQDFSLSQVLDGATNIHTLTLNFRGYKIWMQPERKQLCAAFNKLRKLFIHDV, from the exons ATGAGCGCGATGTTCAGGGCTCCCTGGACTCGGAGGTTATTATCCATGGAGTCAGATAGTGCGCGCCGCCAT AAAGGCGAGGAAGATAGGCTCAGCGCGTTGAGCGATGACATTTTAATCTCTATCTTGGGGAGAGTTGACCTTGCCATGGCAGCAAGGACTAGCGTGTTGTCAACGCGGTGGAGAAACTTGCCGTGGTTACTTCCTGATCTCAAACTTAATGTCACGGACTTCCTTAGTGCCCCATGTACAGGGGCTGCACACACTGATCAAGCAATGGCGTCTCTGACAAGAGCCACTAGCAGCTTCTTGGCTCAGCCCCGCAGGGAACACACCATCTCAACACTATGCCTCAAGCTTTATCTCATGGGCAACTACTCGCGTGACATTGGCCTGCTAGTTAGCAATGCCATTGACAGCGAGGTGCTAAAAGATTTGGAACTCGCCATTTTAACAGAGAAGGCGGTCAAGGACTCTGAAAACGAGGTTATGGTACGGCAAGCTCGGGATGTGGATGGATTTTTCAGTGAGTACCCTAGTGTTCTTCGCTGCCTCACAAGGCTCCATCTACATAATGTTCGCTTCGCTGAACGCGACATGAATCACCTCCTGTTTGATTGTTGCAAGCAATTGCTGCACCTTCGTCTGGACCACTGTGACACCGGGGACTTGTCTGTATGGAAGATCAATGCGCCACATTCAAATCTCAGAGTTCTAGAAGTCTACTTGTCCTCATTGAAAAGAGCTGAGGTGCTCTGCCTTCCAAAACTAGAGCGGGTCCGTTGGCAGGCTTGGTTGTTTCACGAGGCCCCCTTGTGTTTTGGTTCTGTCCCGTCACTCAAGGAATTGTCCCTTGTCTGTGATGCAACTCTCTGTCACCAAGACTTTAGTTTAAGCCAGGTTCTAGATGGTGCCACAAACATACATACTCTAACCTTAAACTTTCGAGGATATAAG ATCTGGATGCAACCAGAAAGAAAACAACTCTGCGCTGCATTCAACAAGCTAAGAAAGCTGTTTATTCATG ATGTTTGA
- the LOC123051578 gene encoding uncharacterized protein isoform X1 — MSAMFRAPWTRRLLSMESDSARRHKGEEDRLSALSDDILISILGRVDLAMAARTSVLSTRWRNLPWLLPDLKLNVTDFLSAPCTGAAHTDQAMASLTRATSSFLAQPRREHTISTLCLKLYLMGNYSRDIGLLVSNAIDSEVLKDLELAILTEKAVKDSENEVMVRQARDVDGFFSEYPSVLRCLTRLHLHNVRFAERDMNHLLFDCCKQLLHLRLDHCDTGDLSVWKINAPHSNLRVLEVYLSSLKRAEVLCLPKLERVRWQAWLFHEAPLCFGSVPSLKELSLVCDATLCHQDFSLSQVLDGATNIHTLTLNFRGYKIWMQPERKQLCAAFNKLRKLFIHGIFIKFDQLWTLNLIEAAPSVETFDVEMFEHPCLEGDEERIRCFGAQRVEPSWKIPGFTSCQKWQLKEFQFGGFRPLLDHHLLFASTVMGRAPDLKTVLLTDGQYPCKGCEAMIPIPPPVGGFFPRDRDTQEAIVKQLREIGQSSAQIIFRGGSTHPSRATWSCIY, encoded by the exons ATGAGCGCGATGTTCAGGGCTCCCTGGACTCGGAGGTTATTATCCATGGAGTCAGATAGTGCGCGCCGCCAT AAAGGCGAGGAAGATAGGCTCAGCGCGTTGAGCGATGACATTTTAATCTCTATCTTGGGGAGAGTTGACCTTGCCATGGCAGCAAGGACTAGCGTGTTGTCAACGCGGTGGAGAAACTTGCCGTGGTTACTTCCTGATCTCAAACTTAATGTCACGGACTTCCTTAGTGCCCCATGTACAGGGGCTGCACACACTGATCAAGCAATGGCGTCTCTGACAAGAGCCACTAGCAGCTTCTTGGCTCAGCCCCGCAGGGAACACACCATCTCAACACTATGCCTCAAGCTTTATCTCATGGGCAACTACTCGCGTGACATTGGCCTGCTAGTTAGCAATGCCATTGACAGCGAGGTGCTAAAAGATTTGGAACTCGCCATTTTAACAGAGAAGGCGGTCAAGGACTCTGAAAACGAGGTTATGGTACGGCAAGCTCGGGATGTGGATGGATTTTTCAGTGAGTACCCTAGTGTTCTTCGCTGCCTCACAAGGCTCCATCTACATAATGTTCGCTTCGCTGAACGCGACATGAATCACCTCCTGTTTGATTGTTGCAAGCAATTGCTGCACCTTCGTCTGGACCACTGTGACACCGGGGACTTGTCTGTATGGAAGATCAATGCGCCACATTCAAATCTCAGAGTTCTAGAAGTCTACTTGTCCTCATTGAAAAGAGCTGAGGTGCTCTGCCTTCCAAAACTAGAGCGGGTCCGTTGGCAGGCTTGGTTGTTTCACGAGGCCCCCTTGTGTTTTGGTTCTGTCCCGTCACTCAAGGAATTGTCCCTTGTCTGTGATGCAACTCTCTGTCACCAAGACTTTAGTTTAAGCCAGGTTCTAGATGGTGCCACAAACATACATACTCTAACCTTAAACTTTCGAGGATATAAG ATCTGGATGCAACCAGAAAGAAAACAACTCTGCGCTGCATTCAACAAGCTAAGAAAGCTGTTTATTCATGGTATCTTTATAAAATTTGATCAGTTATGGACATTAAATCTCATTGAAGCTGCTCCATCTGTTGAGACATTTGATGTTGAG ATGTTTGAACATCCATGCCTGGAGGGTGATGAAGAAAGAATAAGATGTTTTGGTGCTCAGAGAGTGGAACCTTCATGGAAGATTCCTGGGTTCACGAGCTGTCAGAAGTGGCAACTGAAAGAGTTCCAGTTTGGTGGTTTTAGGCCCCTACTGGACCATCACTTGTTATTTGCAAGTACCGTGATGGGTCGAGCTCCAGACCTGAAGACGGTTCTTCTGACAGATGGTCAATATCCATGCAAGGGCTGTGAGGCAATGATCCCTATACCTCCTCCTGTAGGAGGCTTCTTTCCAAGGGACAGGGATACACAAGAGGCAATAGTCAAGCAACTTAGAGAGATCGGCCAGTCCTCAGCACAGATAATTTTCCGTGGTGGTTCGACACACCCCTCTCGAGCCACCTGGTCATGTATTTATTAG